In one window of Candidatus Babeliales bacterium DNA:
- the cysS gene encoding cysteine--tRNA ligase — MLKITNTLTGKKEVFVPLEPNQVKMYVCGITPYDYAHIGHGRVYVTFDVLLRLLKFLDYNVTYCRNFTDIDDKLLVRAENKFGDQLRYVEIATQFIDAFHQDVDVLNCLPPTYEPRVTENIDVIIDFVDNLAKKKIAYVVDGDVYFSVEKFSGYPKLSKHKLSELRAGARVQVQEKKRDPLDFALWKSEPEGTFWKSPWGYGRPGWHIECSALAKKYLGEQIDIHGGGMDLIFPHHDNEIAQTEGLTEKPFARYWMHNAFVRVNKEKMSKSLGNFFTLQDVFKQFDPMVVRFYYLNHYYRAPLDFSFQDLEVAQKTYQKLVRFFEKHSCHEPLSYDVIRNQPIIKNMLDFLTDDLNTPGMFGVLFSNLDALEADEIAFCAVKQFLQQILGLTLEPLFEKAVEITPKIQKLIDAREQAREQKDWARADQIRDQLHAMGIELKDEKIK; from the coding sequence ATGTTGAAAATTACAAATACGCTTACCGGGAAAAAAGAAGTTTTTGTACCACTTGAGCCAAATCAGGTCAAAATGTATGTTTGTGGCATTACTCCTTATGATTATGCTCATATCGGCCATGGCCGCGTATATGTAACTTTTGATGTGTTATTGAGGCTACTCAAGTTTTTAGATTATAACGTCACATATTGCCGAAATTTTACTGATATCGATGATAAATTACTTGTACGTGCTGAAAATAAATTTGGCGATCAACTACGATACGTAGAAATTGCAACGCAATTTATTGACGCTTTTCATCAAGATGTTGATGTATTGAATTGCCTACCACCAACTTATGAACCACGAGTAACTGAAAATATTGATGTTATTATCGATTTTGTTGATAATTTAGCTAAAAAAAAAATTGCATATGTAGTTGATGGCGATGTTTATTTTAGCGTGGAAAAATTTTCCGGCTATCCAAAACTTTCAAAACATAAATTATCCGAACTGCGTGCCGGCGCACGCGTGCAAGTGCAAGAAAAAAAACGAGATCCGCTCGATTTTGCTTTATGGAAATCAGAGCCAGAAGGAACTTTTTGGAAAAGCCCATGGGGATATGGTAGGCCTGGTTGGCATATTGAATGTTCCGCACTTGCCAAAAAATACTTAGGTGAACAAATTGATATTCATGGTGGTGGCATGGATCTTATTTTTCCCCATCATGATAATGAAATTGCGCAAACAGAAGGCTTGACTGAAAAGCCATTTGCTCGCTATTGGATGCACAATGCTTTTGTACGCGTTAATAAAGAAAAAATGTCAAAATCATTAGGTAACTTTTTTACACTACAAGACGTCTTTAAACAGTTTGACCCGATGGTTGTCCGATTTTATTATTTAAATCATTATTATCGAGCGCCACTTGATTTTTCATTCCAAGATCTTGAAGTTGCGCAAAAAACCTATCAAAAATTAGTACGTTTTTTTGAAAAACATTCATGCCATGAACCATTGTCGTATGATGTAATAAGAAATCAACCGATTATAAAAAACATGCTTGATTTTTTAACTGATGATTTGAATACGCCCGGTATGTTTGGCGTATTGTTTTCTAATCTTGATGCACTTGAAGCAGATGAAATAGCTTTTTGTGCGGTTAAACAATTTCTGCAACAGATCCTTGGTCTTACACTAGAACCATTGTTTGAAAAAGCAGTTGAAATAACACCCAAAATTCAAAAACTCATTGATGCACGCGAGCAAGCGCGTGAACAAAAAGATTGGGCTCGCGCCGATCAGATCCGAGATCAATTGCATGCAATGGGTATTGAATTAAAAGATGAAAAAATAAAGTAA
- a CDS encoding ankyrin repeat domain-containing protein: MKKIFYLLLITLSTSIANAMEQSNYSLMNLPREMHQEIIKHLLRPFDLKSLQNLSCVNKKLKKETETKLIFSQIKKILEKKFDFKNNQLAFIDDYSKSTSEICKQILNVTNNVGATPLHFASGLGYIKLVKLFLDNGAQKDSKNDRGCTPLYIASEYGHIKVVELLLDDAQIDSKAINGTTPLHITSERGHIEVVKLLLKNGAQKESKDSRGATPLHSALKFPHVKVVKLLLDMGAQKESKNEFGHTPLYIASEKNYVEVVKLLLDNDAQIDSKIGWGGRTPLHIASEHGHIKVIELLLDKGADINTQDKDGWTPLHCASHSGAIEIVKLLYKKGATVNIKNNKGKTALDLAESKGHIEIAQWLYDKK; this comes from the coding sequence ATGAAAAAAATATTTTATCTTCTTTTAATAACACTCTCTACTTCTATTGCTAATGCAATGGAGCAGTCTAATTATTCATTAATGAATTTACCTCGCGAGATGCATCAAGAAATAATAAAACATCTCTTGCGACCATTTGATTTAAAATCATTGCAAAACTTAAGCTGTGTTAATAAAAAACTAAAAAAAGAAACAGAAACAAAACTTATTTTTTCCCAAATAAAAAAAATACTTGAAAAAAAATTTGATTTTAAAAACAATCAATTAGCATTTATAGATGATTATTCAAAATCTACTTCTGAAATTTGCAAGCAAATTCTAAATGTTACAAACAACGTTGGTGCTACTCCTTTACATTTTGCTTCAGGGCTTGGCTATATTAAATTGGTTAAACTATTTCTTGATAATGGCGCTCAAAAAGATAGTAAAAACGACCGCGGCTGTACTCCTTTATATATTGCTTCAGAGTATGGCCATATTAAAGTGGTTGAACTATTGCTTGATGACGCTCAAATAGATAGTAAAGCCATCAATGGCACTACTCCTTTACATATTACTTCAGAGCGTGGCCATATTGAAGTGGTTAAACTATTACTTAAAAATGGTGCTCAAAAAGAGAGTAAAGACAGCCGCGGCGCTACTCCTTTACACAGTGCTTTAAAGTTCCCCCATGTTAAAGTGGTTAAACTATTGCTTGATATGGGTGCTCAAAAAGAGAGTAAAAACGAATTCGGCCATACTCCTTTATATATTGCTTCAGAGAAGAACTATGTTGAAGTGGTTAAACTATTGCTTGATAATGATGCTCAAATAGATAGTAAAATCGGATGGGGCGGCCGTACTCCTTTACATATTGCTTCAGAGCATGGCCATATTAAAGTGATTGAACTATTGCTTGATAAGGGTGCTGACATAAATACTCAGGATAAAGATGGCTGGACTCCTTTACATTGTGCTTCACATTCAGGCGCTATAGAAATTGTTAAATTATTATATAAAAAAGGTGCGACAGTAAATATTAAAAACAATAAAGGAAAAACCGCCTTAGATCTTGCAGAATCTAAAGGCCATATAGAAATTGCTCAATGGCTTTATGATAAAAAATAA
- a CDS encoding class I SAM-dependent methyltransferase: MNEASIEFAQSAAQRIKELVPQLNRSGVKILDFGCGNGLLTYYLQEVFFESTVIGIDTDKKKIQEVCVNYPEITFQEIKNNEQLPFSDASFDLIVVSLTLHHIQKNKHKKIINELMRVLKKDGYLICLELNLYNFSTRQSFYNDLQEQGNTLLSPRYLKSLLKNIGKTSTYYFNFFSKYLSFFEFLEPYLWWLPFGQWYLVVCKKLGK; the protein is encoded by the coding sequence ATGAACGAAGCCTCAATTGAATTTGCCCAATCTGCGGCGCAGCGCATAAAAGAATTAGTACCGCAATTGAATAGATCCGGAGTAAAAATTTTGGATTTCGGTTGCGGCAATGGGTTATTAACGTATTATTTACAAGAAGTTTTTTTTGAAAGTACGGTTATTGGCATAGATACTGATAAAAAAAAGATTCAAGAAGTATGCGTTAATTATCCAGAGATTACATTTCAAGAGATTAAAAATAATGAGCAATTACCATTTTCTGATGCATCTTTTGATTTAATTGTTGTTTCATTAACATTGCATCATATCCAAAAAAATAAACATAAAAAAATAATTAACGAATTAATGCGCGTACTAAAAAAAGATGGTTATTTAATTTGTTTAGAACTAAATCTCTATAACTTTAGCACGCGACAATCTTTTTATAACGATCTGCAAGAACAAGGAAATACTTTGCTGTCGCCGCGATATTTAAAATCATTACTAAAAAACATAGGCAAAACAAGCACCTATTATTTTAATTTTTTCTCCAAATATTTATCATTTTTTGAATTTCTAGAGCCATATCTTTGGTGGTTGCCATTCGGGCAGTGGTATTTGGTAGTTTGTAAAAAATTAGGAAAATAA
- a CDS encoding penicillin-binding protein 2: MNQAYKLRAGFIFLFFCSLYLIILCNLYAIQIRQRSFYINLAKQQYNVSITSAPERALIYDRNGQPLALNKMSLSAFILPKKIEHIEQLEPFLKKHFPKALQRLYKNKDAHFLYIKRKLTPEQLALIEQQNITDIKILKEPNRFYPVESSGPIVGITDVDNKGLFGIELLCNNQLGGQPSIHTLEKDARSGHFYFTKTTTTNGIQGNSVSLTIDANLQFLAFEHLKETVEKYQAQEGAVLIMNPQTGEILSMVQWPTFDANNTESLDIAYTKNKLVSDTHELGSVMKVFVALAALEEGVVTINELINCQNAKSTFLNGIKVNTWRAHSVIPFSEVIQASNNIGIAKVAQRLDKKLYDHYTKLGFGSKTKLVWPGEQKGFVNPPRNWSKQSIISLSFGYEITASLLQLAQAFCVIANDGYPVKPHIFLNEPSNRNQENPLYQEKTIELIRDILEKTVLQGTARRAALKGYKVMGKTGTANLIINGQYNHDHNTYTFAGIIEKGDYKRVIVTFIKDAAQKNLYASMVAAPLFEQIAEMTLIHDKIL, from the coding sequence ATGAATCAAGCATATAAATTAAGAGCCGGATTTATTTTTTTATTTTTCTGTTCTTTATATTTGATTATTCTATGTAATTTGTATGCAATTCAAATCAGACAACGTTCTTTTTATATTAATCTTGCCAAACAACAATATAATGTTTCAATCACTAGCGCTCCAGAACGCGCATTGATTTATGATAGAAATGGGCAACCACTGGCTCTTAATAAAATGAGCCTTTCTGCTTTTATTTTGCCAAAAAAAATTGAACATATTGAACAGCTCGAACCCTTTTTAAAAAAACATTTTCCCAAAGCATTACAACGCCTTTACAAAAATAAAGACGCACATTTTTTATATATTAAACGCAAATTAACACCTGAACAACTCGCATTAATTGAACAACAAAATATAACTGATATAAAAATTTTAAAAGAACCAAATCGTTTTTATCCGGTTGAATCAAGTGGGCCAATTGTGGGTATAACTGATGTCGATAACAAAGGCTTATTTGGTATTGAATTACTCTGCAACAACCAACTCGGTGGTCAACCAAGTATTCATACATTAGAAAAAGATGCCCGCTCTGGTCATTTTTATTTTACCAAAACTACCACTACTAACGGTATACAAGGAAATTCAGTTTCACTTACTATTGATGCAAATTTACAATTTTTAGCATTCGAACATCTAAAAGAAACTGTAGAAAAATATCAAGCGCAAGAAGGCGCGGTGCTTATTATGAATCCCCAAACGGGAGAAATTCTTAGTATGGTACAGTGGCCTACTTTTGATGCTAATAATACCGAATCGCTTGATATTGCTTATACCAAAAATAAATTAGTCTCCGATACTCATGAGTTGGGTTCAGTTATGAAAGTATTTGTTGCTCTCGCAGCACTTGAAGAAGGTGTAGTAACAATTAACGAACTCATTAATTGCCAAAATGCGAAAAGTACTTTTTTAAATGGCATCAAAGTGAATACTTGGCGCGCACATAGCGTGATTCCATTTTCTGAGGTTATTCAAGCTTCTAATAATATTGGTATAGCTAAAGTTGCTCAACGATTAGATAAAAAATTATACGATCATTACACAAAACTTGGCTTTGGTTCTAAAACAAAACTTGTATGGCCCGGTGAACAAAAAGGATTTGTAAATCCACCGCGCAATTGGTCTAAACAATCCATTATTTCACTTTCATTTGGCTATGAGATTACTGCGAGTTTATTGCAACTTGCTCAAGCATTTTGCGTAATTGCCAACGATGGCTATCCAGTAAAACCACATATTTTTTTGAATGAACCGTCAAACCGTAATCAAGAAAATCCACTTTATCAAGAAAAGACAATTGAATTAATTCGCGATATCTTAGAAAAAACAGTACTACAAGGAACTGCACGCCGTGCGGCATTAAAAGGGTATAAGGTTATGGGCAAAACTGGCACTGCAAATTTAATAATTAATGGTCAATATAACCATGATCATAATACGTATACTTTTGCAGGCATTATTGAAAAAGGTGATTATAAACGCGTAATTGTTACTTTTATTAAAGATGCTGCACAAAAAAATTTGTATGCTTCAATGGTTGCCGCACCCCTTTTTGAACAAATTGCAGAAATGACACTCATACATGATAAGATTCTTTAA
- a CDS encoding ankyrin repeat domain-containing protein translates to MLKIFLIFFIFCSPLFSMYDIDSRIEQLLLSHLSSIDETRNMLRSIEYTQLQKQIDSWHTNNKKTDLLKKVFKLREVRLIRNIIRKEPRLFDEYGNTLLYYLIETPMIINHSLAQWLLTEGIDSNVYNRFGYTALHYAIIEKDLKIGYENLVQDVIDILVQNKDTNLNNPTQKLAQTPLHLAVQEKNANLIHTLLDKKVLVDQKDRNGKTPLRYLVDLENTSTQEIISFIELFLHCGANIHSKDNENRTILDSLVYKWNNNLIKFFLKKTNISLQECFNNGKQLLFQYLWNNPQVDQEIVTLLFEKAQQEKIAFDDPFCNQVN, encoded by the coding sequence ATGTTAAAAATATTTTTAATATTTTTTATCTTTTGTTCCCCACTTTTTTCTATGTATGACATTGATTCAAGAATTGAGCAACTACTTTTAAGTCATTTATCAAGTATAGATGAAACACGCAATATGCTTAGATCTATTGAGTATACCCAATTGCAAAAACAAATAGATTCTTGGCATACTAATAATAAAAAAACAGATTTATTGAAAAAAGTATTTAAATTAAGAGAGGTTAGGTTAATTCGCAATATAATAAGGAAAGAGCCACGCCTTTTTGATGAATATGGCAATACATTGCTTTATTATTTAATTGAAACTCCCATGATAATAAATCATAGTCTTGCACAATGGCTTTTGACCGAAGGTATTGATTCAAACGTATATAATCGATTTGGATATACTGCTTTACATTATGCAATCATCGAAAAAGATCTAAAAATTGGTTATGAGAACTTAGTACAAGATGTTATCGATATATTAGTTCAAAATAAAGATACTAATCTCAATAATCCTACACAAAAATTAGCACAAACGCCTTTGCATCTTGCGGTGCAAGAAAAGAATGCGAATCTGATTCATACATTACTTGATAAAAAAGTGTTAGTGGATCAAAAAGATAGAAATGGCAAAACACCATTACGTTATTTAGTTGATTTAGAAAATACATCGACACAAGAGATAATTTCTTTTATAGAACTTTTTTTGCACTGTGGTGCCAATATACATAGCAAAGATAATGAAAATCGAACAATTTTAGATTCGCTAGTTTATAAATGGAATAATAATCTTATAAAATTTTTTCTCAAAAAAACGAATATTTCATTACAAGAATGTTTTAATAATGGCAAACAACTTTTGTTTCAATATTTATGGAATAATCCACAGGTTGATCAAGAAATTGTTACCTTATTATTTGAAAAAGCTCAGCAAGAAAAAATAGCTTTTGATGATCCATTTTGCAATCAAGTGAATTAA
- a CDS encoding ankyrin repeat domain-containing protein codes for MNKQMIFFFFLLFSPKITPMEYFPLINLPNDILNIIILYSVDFQKLKTAQTVNKLKESVAPLQNFRAVNKRMKKLVDLKTPTDSLINIKLENLKAYIPKHLSNDKSIKENYLLNKRKIVFTNIKKILIEKCKINPNDLTFMDQCNDNQKSIDIGNKIFLSFSSAISKKEIFELLLKNNYINPDIKDNDGWVPLHYATKFGYPNIVELLCEYGADINTQNQEKSTPLHWASYCNAIKTVILLCNKGAKVNIQDNDGWTPLHYASHSGAIENVKLLYDKGAIINIKNNKGRTALDIAESADHIETAQLLRNCAAIQNYDKK; via the coding sequence ATGAATAAACAAATGATCTTTTTTTTCTTTTTACTTTTTTCTCCAAAAATTACGCCAATGGAATATTTTCCCTTAATTAATTTACCCAATGATATATTAAACATAATTATCTTATATTCAGTAGATTTTCAAAAACTTAAAACTGCACAAACTGTAAATAAACTGAAAGAATCAGTTGCACCATTACAAAATTTTAGAGCCGTTAATAAGAGAATGAAAAAGCTTGTTGATTTGAAAACACCTACTGATTCATTGATAAATATAAAATTAGAAAATTTAAAAGCATATATACCAAAACACCTGTCTAATGATAAATCGATAAAAGAAAATTATTTGTTAAATAAAAGAAAGATTGTTTTTACAAACATAAAAAAAATACTTATTGAAAAATGCAAAATAAACCCTAACGATTTAACATTTATGGATCAATGTAATGATAATCAAAAATCTATTGATATTGGTAATAAAATATTTCTGAGTTTCTCTTCCGCAATATCTAAAAAAGAAATTTTTGAGCTCCTTTTAAAAAATAATTATATTAATCCAGATATCAAGGATAATGATGGCTGGGTACCCCTACATTATGCTACAAAATTTGGCTATCCAAATATTGTAGAACTTCTCTGTGAGTATGGTGCTGACATAAATACTCAGAATCAAGAAAAATCAACACCTCTACATTGGGCTTCATATTGTAACGCAATAAAAACAGTTATACTCCTATGCAATAAAGGTGCTAAGGTAAATATTCAAGATAATGATGGCTGGACTCCTTTACATTATGCTTCACATTCAGGCGCTATAGAAAATGTTAAATTATTATATGATAAAGGTGCAATAATAAATATTAAAAATAATAAAGGAAGAACCGCTTTAGATATTGCAGAATCTGCAGACCATATAGAAACTGCTCAATTGCTTCGTAATTGTGCTGCTATTCAAAATTATGATAAAAAATAA
- the lysS gene encoding lysine--tRNA ligase — protein sequence MWFKIDPRIFENFSGVRIGVIVAKNIKNSTENKEVFEKLQEIQSQFNEVINKSLLDQHPFIKTWHEVYQKFGANSKKHLSSIENLGSRIVKGSIISPINTLVDLYNIISLKYMLPAGGENLDALKGDIQLTISGENEPAVTLLGQKEARSPKPGEVIYKDENGAICRRWNWKEAERSKITPETKNAIFVIEALPPVETELFEDAINELAYLIHQYCDGAVTKVILDEEKSEIRIRQAGEYLELEPIEALSDKDWAIYNRAFERKDRSEETQLRIEKVDEMRQAGIEPWPQAKPVPDTCKEVLNEFGTNEQRNEYAIAGRLMSLRLHGKTAFADVQDVACRLQIYIKQDILGKDKFQQLKKFVDLGDIIWVTGSAFRTKMGEITLEVTDFELLSKCLHPLPEKFHGLTDTETRYRQRYLDLISNPESKQKFIRRSLLIRSMRNFFDNHGFLEVETPMLHPIAGGAAARPFITHHNAFDTDFYLRIAPELYLKRLVVGGFERVYEINRNFRNEGISARHNPEFTMTEFYMAHQDYHFIMGFVENLLRTVIKESCGILQVPFGEHIIDFEKPFKRISIRDSVIEIGGLSQKDILESNIDETLKKHSVKLANKNASIAEKIYALFEEIVEAQLIQPTYVIDFPIEVSPLAKRDPDNPNIAARFELFIGGMELSNGFNELNDPFDQAERFKQQLEAHRAGDEEAHQYDADYIQALEYGLPPTVGVGIGIDRLVMLATNTTSIKDVILFPTLKRK from the coding sequence ATGTGGTTCAAAATTGATCCGAGAATTTTTGAAAATTTTTCTGGAGTGCGTATTGGTGTTATTGTCGCAAAAAATATAAAAAATAGCACTGAAAACAAAGAAGTTTTTGAAAAATTACAAGAAATACAAAGTCAATTTAATGAGGTAATTAATAAATCATTATTGGATCAACATCCGTTTATCAAAACATGGCATGAGGTCTATCAAAAGTTTGGTGCTAATTCTAAAAAGCATTTGTCTTCCATTGAAAATTTAGGTTCTCGGATTGTAAAAGGTTCCATTATTAGCCCGATAAATACTTTGGTAGATTTATATAATATTATCTCTTTAAAATATATGTTGCCTGCTGGCGGAGAAAATTTAGATGCTTTAAAGGGTGATATACAATTAACAATTTCAGGGGAAAACGAGCCAGCAGTAACGTTACTTGGCCAAAAAGAAGCGCGTAGCCCAAAGCCTGGCGAAGTAATTTATAAAGATGAAAATGGTGCGATTTGTAGACGTTGGAATTGGAAAGAGGCTGAACGTAGTAAAATTACACCAGAAACCAAAAATGCAATTTTTGTAATTGAAGCTTTGCCACCAGTTGAAACAGAATTATTTGAAGATGCAATAAATGAATTAGCCTACTTAATACATCAATATTGTGATGGCGCCGTAACCAAGGTGATATTGGATGAAGAAAAATCAGAAATTCGTATAAGGCAAGCAGGTGAATATTTAGAACTAGAACCCATTGAAGCGCTTTCAGATAAAGATTGGGCGATATATAATCGTGCATTTGAGCGGAAAGATCGCTCAGAAGAAACGCAATTACGTATAGAAAAAGTTGATGAAATGCGCCAAGCGGGTATTGAGCCGTGGCCGCAAGCAAAACCAGTTCCAGATACCTGCAAAGAAGTTTTAAATGAGTTTGGTACCAATGAGCAGCGAAATGAATATGCTATTGCTGGCCGATTGATGAGTTTGCGATTGCATGGTAAAACGGCATTTGCTGATGTGCAAGATGTTGCATGCCGCTTACAGATTTATATTAAACAAGATATTTTAGGAAAAGATAAATTTCAGCAATTAAAAAAATTTGTAGATCTTGGCGATATTATTTGGGTTACTGGATCGGCATTTCGTACCAAAATGGGTGAAATCACACTTGAAGTAACTGATTTTGAATTGCTCAGTAAATGCTTACATCCATTACCAGAAAAATTTCATGGTTTAACTGATACTGAAACGCGATATCGACAGCGTTATCTTGATTTGATCAGTAATCCAGAAAGCAAGCAAAAATTTATTCGGCGTTCATTATTAATTAGATCAATGCGGAACTTTTTTGATAATCATGGTTTTCTAGAAGTTGAAACACCAATGCTTCATCCGATTGCGGGGGGCGCAGCAGCACGTCCTTTTATTACTCATCATAATGCATTCGATACTGATTTTTATTTACGTATTGCGCCAGAACTTTATTTAAAACGGTTGGTTGTTGGTGGATTTGAACGGGTGTATGAAATTAATCGTAACTTTAGAAATGAAGGTATTTCTGCGCGCCACAACCCTGAATTTACTATGACCGAATTTTATATGGCACATCAAGATTATCATTTTATTATGGGATTTGTTGAAAATCTTTTGAGGACGGTAATTAAAGAAAGTTGTGGTATTTTACAAGTGCCATTTGGTGAGCATATAATTGATTTTGAAAAACCATTTAAGCGTATTAGTATTCGTGATTCAGTTATTGAAATTGGTGGTTTATCGCAAAAAGATATTTTGGAATCAAACATTGATGAAACATTAAAAAAGCATAGCGTAAAATTAGCAAATAAAAATGCTTCAATTGCTGAAAAAATTTATGCATTATTCGAAGAAATTGTTGAAGCACAATTAATTCAGCCGACTTATGTCATTGATTTTCCAATAGAAGTTTCACCGCTTGCAAAGCGGGATCCGGATAATCCTAATATTGCTGCTCGTTTTGAGCTATTCATTGGTGGCATGGAATTAAGCAATGGTTTTAATGAGTTGAACGATCCGTTTGATCAAGCAGAACGCTTTAAACAACAATTGGAAGCACATCGGGCGGGCGATGAAGAAGCACATCAATATGATGCCGATTATATTCAAGCACTTGAATATGGTTTACCACCGACGGTTGGCGTTGGAATTGGCATTGATCGTTTAGTTATGTTAGCAACTAATACAACGTCAATTAAAGATGTAATCTTATTCCCGACGCTAAAAAGAAAATGA